From Planctomycetota bacterium, a single genomic window includes:
- a CDS encoding glycosyltransferase family 39 protein — protein MGDVTSRRLWIAAVALCVVFGTFCRFGMLGDPFGNDAGLYVGMGKVWVDGGQVYEDLWDTKLPGVVLLGGLPYAIFGSGWWGYLLTLFLLGTAAAWLLAVSAQRLAGQAVALPTFVVAMVVIHHPRYLGSGFQIETPQVFFASLAAVGIATILADPRRSLGWSLLVGIGAGLAAMTKPTGLSVAAGYAIALSVMTFLLGTCDVRRWLQHGFVALGGIVLVTLGVAVWAWAEGMLPYMPFTWEQISLYGSGTPWSQVLVTKVPVLIALPLLPAIGLLATRVFQRSDAPSTGNLRPAWIFALTWFCFEVIGVVLQKRAYSYGFLPIVAPASLLAGLAWQAAAMPRLRLAGVGLPMVAVAGLAGVMALQDWRFFANTKGRSAVTDYVRANSDPTDTLYGDNTGRWCVLADRPPGARLGMMIHLINHDDAPKLFMDELLADLDERKPPIVVRPIDVRQEDEIARWEAQPILRDNPQRRTDYRDAWNRYLSYLDTHYVYEADFDGMMVLRRKP, from the coding sequence ATGGGCGATGTCACGAGCCGACGCCTCTGGATCGCTGCCGTGGCCTTGTGCGTGGTCTTCGGTACCTTCTGCCGATTCGGCATGCTGGGCGATCCGTTCGGAAACGACGCGGGCCTCTACGTCGGCATGGGCAAGGTCTGGGTCGACGGCGGGCAGGTGTATGAGGACCTGTGGGACACCAAGCTGCCCGGCGTCGTGCTGCTGGGCGGCTTGCCGTATGCGATCTTCGGTTCGGGCTGGTGGGGCTATCTGCTGACGCTCTTCCTCCTCGGAACGGCCGCGGCTTGGCTCTTGGCTGTTTCTGCACAGCGACTTGCCGGTCAGGCGGTGGCGCTGCCGACGTTTGTTGTGGCGATGGTGGTGATCCACCATCCGCGGTATCTGGGCAGTGGGTTTCAGATCGAGACGCCGCAGGTCTTTTTCGCCAGCCTTGCTGCGGTGGGTATCGCGACGATCCTCGCCGACCCGAGGCGGTCGCTGGGCTGGTCGCTGCTCGTCGGCATCGGGGCCGGTCTGGCGGCGATGACCAAGCCGACCGGGCTTTCGGTTGCCGCGGGCTACGCGATCGCGCTCAGCGTGATGACCTTCCTCCTCGGCACGTGCGACGTGCGACGCTGGCTGCAACACGGCTTCGTCGCCCTGGGCGGCATCGTGCTCGTCACGCTCGGCGTTGCGGTCTGGGCGTGGGCGGAGGGCATGCTGCCGTACATGCCGTTCACGTGGGAGCAGATTTCGCTCTACGGCAGCGGCACGCCGTGGAGTCAGGTGCTGGTGACGAAGGTGCCGGTGCTGATCGCTCTGCCGCTGTTGCCGGCGATCGGGCTGCTGGCGACGCGCGTGTTCCAACGCAGCGACGCCCCGTCGACCGGAAACCTTCGGCCGGCGTGGATCTTCGCGTTGACGTGGTTCTGCTTCGAGGTGATCGGCGTCGTTCTGCAGAAGCGGGCGTACAGCTACGGCTTCCTGCCGATCGTCGCACCGGCCTCTTTGCTAGCGGGCCTTGCGTGGCAGGCGGCGGCGATGCCGCGGCTGCGACTGGCCGGCGTCGGGCTTCCGATGGTCGCAGTCGCAGGTCTTGCTGGGGTGATGGCCCTCCAGGACTGGCGGTTCTTCGCCAACACAAAAGGCCGATCCGCCGTCACCGACTACGTCCGGGCCAACTCGGATCCGACCGACACGCTCTACGGCGACAACACCGGCCGATGGTGCGTCCTGGCCGACCGTCCGCCCGGCGCACGGCTCGGCATGATGATCCACCTCATCAACCACGACGACGCACCCAAGCTGTTCATGGACGAACTGCTCGCCGACCTCGACGAGCGGAAGCCGCCCATCGTCGTCCGGCCGATCGACGTCCGCCAAGAGGACGAGATCGCTCGCTGGGAAGCGCAGCCCATCCTCCGCGACAACCCACAACGCCGCACCGACTACCGCGACGCCTGGAACCGGTACCTGTCTTACCTCGACACGCACTACGTCTACGAAGCCGACTTCGACGGCATGATGGTCCTGCGTCGCAAACCCTGA
- a CDS encoding ATP-binding protein: MDDPGYSWFSSLTRTLNSGATRSVLLHGSTHDLYFDGHDYVPLVPFLTSRCGIDGVTQLVCELNGPIRLSPPGKLDELRNAWVAWRSGGDPGEMALRALVDRKVDRAKATHEAEFDRLVHEAAGAPTAAMEFLRQLCLMRRAKRGNGRPIYGDSLLIWIEAADLLVPDAGEDVGRLSPADRHRVTILRDWFGDAGFQDGDDSVVLLSESRGGVSRLVTSLPQVVPVEVPAPDEDRRHHFLTHHAAAEAAGSASDLAASTAGLSTQALRQLLRQAQHEGKQPDADDVVAAVERHVASELGEDVVEFQRPTHTLADVVGNTRLKAFLADEFIPRIRSTGLDALSGAAVAGPIGAGKTFIFEAVAGELGLPVLTLKNLRSQWYGQTDVVFERLRRVLASLGKVVIVVDEADTAFGGVGAGQHETERRLTGKVQQMMSDPALRGRVTWLLMTARIHLLSPDIRRPGRAGDLILPVLDPTGDDRVAFVRWMLDGYVAGDLDEMVQHIEPELDATSAAAFGSLRSQLKARSRRDGPLDVDAIRSLVADYLPPAIGPTRRFQTLQALVNTTRKSLLPDPESVEREAWMREIRALEASGVS; the protein is encoded by the coding sequence GTGGACGACCCCGGCTACTCCTGGTTCTCCTCGCTCACGCGCACCCTCAACAGCGGCGCGACGCGATCGGTTCTCCTCCACGGCTCCACGCACGACCTCTACTTCGACGGGCACGACTACGTCCCACTCGTCCCGTTCCTGACCAGCCGCTGCGGCATCGACGGCGTCACCCAGCTCGTCTGCGAACTCAACGGCCCGATCCGCCTCTCGCCGCCCGGCAAGCTCGATGAACTCCGCAACGCCTGGGTCGCCTGGCGATCGGGTGGCGATCCCGGCGAGATGGCTCTGCGGGCGCTGGTCGATCGCAAGGTCGACCGGGCCAAGGCGACGCACGAGGCGGAGTTCGACCGGCTCGTCCACGAGGCGGCCGGGGCTCCGACGGCGGCGATGGAGTTCCTGCGGCAACTCTGCCTCATGCGCCGAGCCAAACGCGGCAACGGTCGGCCGATCTACGGCGATTCGCTGCTCATCTGGATCGAGGCGGCCGACCTGCTCGTGCCCGACGCCGGCGAAGACGTGGGCAGACTCTCGCCGGCGGACCGACACCGCGTGACCATCCTCCGCGATTGGTTCGGCGACGCCGGGTTTCAGGATGGCGACGACTCGGTCGTCCTGCTCTCTGAATCCCGCGGCGGCGTGAGCCGACTCGTCACGTCGCTTCCCCAGGTCGTCCCCGTCGAAGTCCCCGCACCTGATGAGGACCGACGGCATCACTTCCTGACCCACCACGCTGCTGCGGAAGCCGCGGGTTCTGCCTCCGACCTCGCCGCCTCCACCGCCGGCCTCAGCACCCAAGCCCTTCGCCAGCTCCTGCGGCAAGCCCAGCACGAGGGCAAACAACCCGACGCCGACGACGTCGTCGCCGCGGTCGAACGACACGTCGCCTCCGAGCTGGGCGAAGACGTCGTCGAGTTCCAGCGGCCCACGCACACCTTGGCCGACGTCGTGGGCAACACGCGGCTCAAAGCGTTCCTCGCCGACGAGTTCATCCCGCGCATCCGAAGCACCGGCCTCGACGCGTTGTCGGGGGCGGCGGTGGCGGGGCCGATCGGCGCGGGCAAGACGTTCATCTTCGAGGCCGTCGCGGGCGAGCTTGGGCTGCCGGTGCTGACGCTCAAGAACCTCCGCAGCCAGTGGTACGGCCAGACCGACGTCGTCTTTGAACGGTTGCGTCGCGTCCTGGCGAGCCTCGGCAAGGTCGTCATCGTCGTCGACGAGGCCGACACCGCCTTCGGCGGCGTCGGGGCGGGGCAGCACGAAACCGAACGCCGGCTCACTGGCAAGGTCCAGCAGATGATGAGCGATCCCGCCCTTCGCGGCCGGGTGACGTGGCTGCTCATGACCGCCCGCATCCACCTGCTCAGCCCCGACATCCGTCGGCCCGGGCGTGCCGGCGACCTGATCCTGCCGGTGCTCGACCCGACCGGTGACGACCGCGTCGCCTTCGTCCGCTGGATGCTCGACGGCTATGTCGCGGGCGATCTGGACGAGATGGTCCAGCACATCGAACCGGAACTCGATGCCACCAGCGCAGCAGCGTTCGGCTCACTCCGTTCCCAACTCAAAGCCCGCAGCCGCCGCGACGGACCCCTCGACGTCGATGCAATTCGGTCGCTCGTCGCGGACTATCTGCCACCCGCGATCGGTCCGACGCGGCGCTTCCAGACTCTGCAGGCGCTCGTCAACACGACACGCAAGAGCCTGCTCCCCGATCCGGAGTCGGTCGAACGCGAGGCTTGGATGCGAGAGATCCGAGCGCTAGAGGCTTCCGGTGTGAGCTAG